Part of the Polaribacter sp. Hel1_33_78 genome is shown below.
TTGAGGTTTTGAACTAACTCTATATAATAATCCTATTTTCTCCATAAGGGTAAGGTTGACACAGTTTAATTTAACCAAATGTAAATATAATGTGTGTTAAAATATAATCTTACTCCTTAAAATTTTTAAAACTTAATAAAAGATAACAGAATGAAGAACAATTAACCAAATACAAATCTCTTTTTGATAGTGGATTACTCCCAAAAGAAGTTTATTTAGAAGAGGTAAGGAAAATAATGGGTTAATGAGTTTACACTATCCCACCTTTCATTCTTTACAACTACAACTCCAAAATTCTTATATTTCATACAATTAATTCAAAAAAAAGGGTCTTTAAAACACCCTAAATTGACTATATTGTCCCTTAAAAAAATACGATGAATAACCATAATGAAATTTCTTCTTTTGTATGGAACGTTTGTGACGATGTACTTAGAGGATTATTTAAACAACACGAATACGGAGATGTAATCCTTCCTTTCTTAGTACTTAGAAGATTGGATTGTGTTATTGAACCAAAGAAAGATGAAATTATTGAACTCTACAATGAGTTGAAAGATGAGGTTGACCCAACCCCAATTATAAAAAAACAAACAGGATTAAAATTCTTTAATCACTCTAACTACGATTTACAAAGATTGAAGGGAGACCCAAATGGATTGAAGGTTAACTTCCCTAACTATATAAGTGGTTTCTCTCAAAATGTATTTGAGATTTTAGAAAATTTCCAATTAGAAAAACCAGTTGAAAAACTCCTTAAGAACAACAAACTATATCTTTTAATAGATAAGTTTACTGAGATAGATTTACACCCTAATAAGGTAGATAATCATACAATGGGACAAGTCTTTGAGGAACTTCTTCGTAAGTTTTCAGAGATGTCTAACGAAACTTCGGGAGAACACTACACCCCTCGTGATGTGGTTAAACTTTTAGTTTCTATGGTTTTTTCTGAAAGTGAAGAACACTTAAAAGGAGATGGAATTATCCGTTCTATTTTTGACCCTTGTTGTGGTACAGGTGGTATGTTAACGATTGGTAAGGAATGGATTGAGGAAAACATTGATAATAAGGTTCGTTTAAACCTTCAAGGACAAGAATTAAACCCACACACCTATTCTATTTGTAAATCTGATATGTTGATTTCAGGTGAAGACCCTGACAATGTAAAGTTAGGTTCTTCTTTATCTGAAGACCATTTTGAAGGTAGAAAGTTTGATTATATGATAACCAATCCTCCATTTGGGGTAAGTTGGAAATCTGAGAAAGAGTTTGTGGAAGAAGAATCTAAAAACCCTTATGGAAGATTTAGTGTAGGAACTCCAAGAGTTTCTGATGGTTCTTTATTATTCCTACAACATCTTATTTCTAAGATGAAAGAGGAAGGTTCTCGTATAGGAATTGTATTCAATGGTTCTCCTCTTTTTACTGGTGATGGTGGAAGTGGTGAATCTGAAATACGTAAATGGATTATTGAAAATGATATGTTGGAATGTGTAGT
Proteins encoded:
- a CDS encoding class I SAM-dependent DNA methyltransferase, yielding MNNHNEISSFVWNVCDDVLRGLFKQHEYGDVILPFLVLRRLDCVIEPKKDEIIELYNELKDEVDPTPIIKKQTGLKFFNHSNYDLQRLKGDPNGLKVNFPNYISGFSQNVFEILENFQLEKPVEKLLKNNKLYLLIDKFTEIDLHPNKVDNHTMGQVFEELLRKFSEMSNETSGEHYTPRDVVKLLVSMVFSESEEHLKGDGIIRSIFDPCCGTGGMLTIGKEWIEENIDNKVRLNLQGQELNPHTYSICKSDMLISGEDPDNVKLGSSLSEDHFEGRKFDYMITNPPFGVSWKSEKEFVEEESKNPYGRFSVGTPRVSDGSLLFLQHLISKMKEEGSRIGIVFNGSPLFTGDGGSGESEIRKWIIENDMLECVVSLPDQLFFNTGISTYIWIVTNKKKSQRKGKVQLIDGSTFYKPMKKSLGSKRKKISKDQTESLIQTYHNFEENEFSKIFDNEFFGYTKVTIEQPTIKNDKVVKDTKGNPKPNTKLRDSERIPLTEDIEEYFNREVEPHLPHSWMDREKDKVGYEINFTKYFYQYKPLRSLGDITSDLLELEKESEGIFKEIINE